One region of Salvia miltiorrhiza cultivar Shanhuang (shh) chromosome 3, IMPLAD_Smil_shh, whole genome shotgun sequence genomic DNA includes:
- the LOC131017745 gene encoding putative disease resistance protein At1g50180 codes for MAEAVVSIALETLRDLLLEEGRFLSGVGDEVKELEWQLKEMKCLLEDADRRRHESRTIFNWISEIRDLVYRAEAAIERHAAYESLSRRRRGLRKLVRRCSCSLERYNSLYQLGSEISPIKSRLERINKEMIENGIKKSIINNPDGGANNGRRKTFPDYEVGDCFVGMADELNRLRNLLSQDKEDRVISVWGMGGSGKTTIAKKLYNETSFDLSAWVCITQQCQSFQSVWEDVLKQLEHQSRKGVSDGPQIREDVVQSLSDSELKERLCKIQREKRCLIVVDDLWKVSDWNELKHPFLIHDLLSKILITTREEEVAEVGCPVKLGLLNMEDALELLKKKAFPQTNIPHFASEEKFEKIGNEMVRKCGYLPLAISLLGGVLRTKNSMKEWELVNEDIKEFIYRDEKEIDGVLNLSYESLPYYLKPCFLYMGLFEEDEDIHVWYLYRMWIAQGLISYENIRDRDKTLTEIAELYLGELASRSIVQVQINYGVTPGRKYWRCKLHDVVRELCLKLGRREDFGVRSLEYQSGKLSTLLRQAFLHMEIRHLAIHFKATKVALEPDEHELGEGSSKHLRSLHIFSRSNSVEFPPRSIVDFQKFKFLRDLFMVGFKFARRKLPKGITYLVHLRCLRLEDCEFDKLPLSIRNLLYMDTLDLFGLNDVKVPNVFKEMLRLKHLLLPNYKEKNIGSYRLTLDEGVSELETLWRLDSRVHELKCMNRMKNLLRFSTKIHDNESLSTILDAIAIMDKLVFGAVEIKEGCELGTNEGVLKKAITCPNLHELWIEVKLGKALSECGHDFMSSKLTKLFLYKCEIEDDPMGILGKLPCLIDLRLFLKSFVGEDMTCPSNNFLHLKKLVLSELPNLREWRVEAGAMPLLSQLEIYYCSSLEMIPEGLSGISTLQKLTIIKMPELGKRVSPLGEDFHKVSYVPSIIIKGDVV; via the exons ATGGCAGAAGCAGTGGTGTCAATTGCTCTAGAAACCTTGCGCGATTTGTTATTAGAAGAAGGAAGGTTTTTATCCGGTGTGGGCGATGAAGTGAAGGAGCTCGAGTGGCAGCTCAAAGAGATGAAGTGTCTCCTCGAAGATGCTGACAGAAGGCGACATGAGAGCAGAACCATTTTCAATTGGATCTCAGAGATCAGAGATCTTGTCTACAGAGCGGAAGCGGCCATTGAAAGACACGCAGCTTATGAATCGTTGTCAAGGAGAAGACGAGGCCTTAGGAAGCTCGTCCGCAGATGTTCTTGTAGTTTGGAAAGATACAACTCTCTCTACCAATTAGGCTCCGAGATTTCACCAATCAAATCCCGTCTTGAAAGGATAAACAAGGAAATGATAGAAAATGGCATAAAGAAGAGCATCATCAACAATCCAGATGGAGGGGCCAACAACggtagaaggaagaccttcccCGATTATGAGGTCGGAGACTGTTTTGTGGGGATGGCGGATGAGCTCAATCGGCTTCGTAATCTCCTAAGTCAAGACAAAGAGGATCGAGTTATTTCAGTGTGGGGAATGGGCGGTTCAGGCAAGACCACCATCGCCAAGAAGCTCTACAACGAGACCAGCTTTGATCTTTCCGCATGGGTTTGCATCACTCAGCAATGTCAGAGTTTTCAATCAGTCTGGGAGGATGTTCTGAAGCAGCTAGAGCATCAAAGCAGGAAGGGTGTGAGCGATGGGCCACAAATAAGGGAGGACGTTGTTCAAAGTCTGAGCGATTCGGAGTTGAAGGAGCGACTATGCAAGATACAAAGAGAGAAGCGATGCCTCATTGTTGTGGACGATCTTTGGAAAGTTTCTGATTGGAATGAGTTGAAGCATCCCTTCCTCATCCATGATTTGCTGAGCAAAATCTTGATCACCACGCGCGAAGAGGAAGTTGCAGAGGTTGGATGCCCCGTAAAACTTGGGCTTCTAAATATGGAAGATGCTTTGGAACTACTCAAGAAGAAAGCATTTCCCCAAACCAACATTCCAC ATTTTGCATCCGAAGAAAAATTTGAGAAAATTGGGAACGAAATGGTGCGAAAATGTGGGTATTTGCCGTTGGCAATTTCTTTACTTGGCGGGGTCTTGAGAACGAAAAATTCGATGAAGGAGTGGGAGTtagtaaatgaggatatcaaagaatttatttatagaGATGAAAAGGAGATTGACGGAGTGCTAAATTTAAGCTATGAAAGTCTACCATATTATTTGAAGCCTTGCTTTCTCTATATGGGTTTATTTGAAGAGGACGAAGATATACATGTTTGGTATCTATATAGGATGTGGATAGCACAAGGCCTAATTTCATATGAGAATATTCGAGACAGGGACAAAACTTTGACTGAAATCGCCGAGCTCTACTTGGGTGAGTTGGCCTCCAGGTCCATCGTCCAAGTTCAAATTAACTATGGTGTCACACCTGGAAGGAAATATTGGAGATGTAAACTTCATGATGTAGTCCGAGAACTATGTTTGAAATTGGGGAGAAGGGAGGATTTTGGTGTGCGTAGTTTGGAATATCAAAGTGGGAAACTTAGTACCTTACTACGACAAGCTTTCCTACATATGGAAATACGACATTTGGCTATCCATTTTAAAGCAACAAAAGTCGCACTGGAACCTGATGAACATGAACTTGGAGAAGGTAGTAGCAAACATTTAAGGTCTCTGCATATATTCAGTCGCAGTAATTCTGTTGAGTTTCCTCCACGAAGTATAgttgattttcaaaaattcaaatttctcaGAGACCTATTTATGGTGGGATTCAAATTTGCAAGAAGAAAGTTACCGAAAGGAATCACTTATCTTGTTCACCTTAGATGTTTGCGTTTAGAAGATTGTGAATTTGATAAGCTACCGTTATCCATAAGGAATTTGCTATACATGGATACCCTTGATTTATTTGGTTTGAATGATGTCAAAGTTCCAAATGTTTTTAAGGAGATGCTACGTTTAAAACATTTGCTTCTTCCCAattataaagagaaaaatattgGAAGTTATCGATTAACATTGGACGAGGGAGTCTCTGAGTTGGAGACCCTATGGCGTTTGGATAGTAGAGTGCatgaattaaaatgtatgaacaGAATGAAGAATCTGCTACGTTTCTCAACAAAAATACACGACAATGAAAGCTTGTCAACCATCTTAGACGCCATTGCCATCATGGACAAGTTAGTGTTTGGTGCGGTTGAAATCAAAGAGGGTTGCGAGTTAGGAACAAACGAGGGAGTGTTGAAGAAGGCAATCACATGTCCCAATCTTCATGAGTTGTGGATTGAAGTTAAGTTAGGGAAGGCTTTGTCAGAGTGTGGGCATGACTTCATGAGCTCAAAACTTACGAAATTGTTCCTATATAAATGTGAGATTGAGGATGATCCAATGGGGATACTGGGGAAGCTTCCTTGCTTGATAGACTTGCGTTTGTTCTTGAAATCATTTGTCGGGGAGGATATGACGTGTCCATCgaacaattttcttcacctcaAGAAGCTTGTGCTATCAGAGTTACCAAATTTGAGGGAGTGGAGAGTGGAGGCGGGAGCCATGCCCCTTCTCTCTCAATTAGAGATCTATTATTGTTCTAGTCTGGAGATGATTCCAGAGGGATTGAGTGGCATTTCTACTCTTCAAAAACTGACAATTATTAAAATGCCAGAATTGGGAAAAAGAGTATCGCCATTAGGAGAAGATTTCCACAAAGTCAGCTATGTTCCTTCAATTATCATCAAAGGCGATGTCGTCTAG
- the LOC131018413 gene encoding putative late blight resistance protein homolog R1B-17, protein MAAYGALVSLMHIIDRIENHPSPPISINKQQVESLIENVTFLQDFLDGYISPVVDDHEADPLERRIADAVYAAEDVIESQIVVQIDNRSTIVGKMIRFINLFRALCKCATIEEDFYHDLQQVIEEMNLIKKEAMEIAAEAQLQRKVSPTHASSSTSSSIVKESMMVGFDEVLLEVLDNLTGGELSRQIIPIMGMGGIGKTTLARNIFEHALVKEHFDICAWTTISQTYNVRETLKEVLFRASGDSRDLSENELGENLHKYLAGRRYMIIMDDMWSIEVWDKMRFFFPDYNNGSRIIVTTRMSNLNLQLSESYGVGMKFLDESSSWDLFCKTVFGGECFPHELENIGKKIVANCKGLPLSIATIGGLLAKSERTREYWGRIEQNLNSIVITNNDEFCLKILRMSYIHLPNYLKPCFLYMGVFREDHTFRVSTVAKVWVSEGFLKPMSGKSLETIAQECFEELAAEISL, encoded by the coding sequence ATGGCTGCTTATGGAGCTCTAGTTTCTCTTATGCATATCATAGATCGCATCGAGAATCATCCTTCCCCTCCAATTTCTATCAACAAACAACAAGTTGAATCTCTCATTGAAAATGTTACCTTCTTGCAAGATTTTCTTGATGGTTATATTTCACCAGTTGTCGATGACCATGAAGCTGATCCATTGGAGCGTCGCATTGCTGATGCAGTTTATGCAGCTGAGGATGTTATCGAATCCCAAATTGTGGTCCAAATTGATAACCGGTCCACAATTGTTGGGAAGATGATCAGATTTATCAACTTGTTTCGAGCTCTGTGTAAATGCGCAACAATTGAGGAGGACTTCTATCATGATCTACAACAAGTGATAGAAGAAATGAATCTGATCAAGAAAGAAGCCATGGAGATTGCAGCCGAAGCTCAACTGCAGAGAAAGGTCTCCCCAACTCATGCTAGCTCCTCGACGTCCTCTTCCATTGTGAAGGAAAGCATGATGGTGGGCTTCGACGAGGTGTTACTTGAAGTGCTGGATAATCTCACTGGAGGTGAACTCAGTCGCCAAATCATCCCAATTATGGGGATGGGCGGCattggtaagaccactcttgcccgAAACATATTTGAGCATGCGCTTGTTAAGGAGCATTTTGATATTTGCGCTTGGACTACAATTTCTCAGACATATAATGTGAGAGAAACACTTAAAGAAGTTCTTTTTCGAGCAAGTGGAGATTCAAGGGATCTGAGTGAAAATGAATTGGGAGAAAATTTACATAAATATTTGGCAGGTAGGAGATATATGATAAtaatggatgatatgtggagtataGAGGTATGGGATAAGATGAGATTTTTCTTCCCCGATTACAATAATGGGAGTCGAATAATCGTAACAACTAGGATGTCTAACTTGAATTTGCAGTTGAGTGAGTCTTATGGAGTTGGTATGAAATTTCTAGATGAGTCTAGTAGTTGGGATTTGTTCTGCAAGACTGTGTTTGGGGGAGAATGTTTCCCTCATGAGTTGGAGAATATTGGAAAGAAAATTGTAGCAAATTGTAAAGGGCTTCCTTTATCAATTGCTACAATAGGAGGTCTTTTGGCGAAATCTGAGCGCACGAGAGAATATTGGGGGCGTATAGagcaaaatttaaattcaattgtGATCACAAATAATGATGAATTTTGCTTAAAGATATTGAGGATGAGCTACATCCATTTGCCCAATTATTTGAAGCCATGTTTTTTGTATATGGGTGTTTTTAGAGAAGATCATACATTTCGTGTCTCAACAGTCGCGAAGGTATGGGTTTCTGAAGGATTTTTAAAACCAATGAGTGGTAAATCTTTGGAAACAATTGCGCAAGAGTGCTTTGAAGAGTTGGCTGCAGAAATCTCATTATAG
- the LOC131017743 gene encoding F-box/kelch-repeat protein At3g23880-like, which translates to MAGYVVGCCNGVVCILKQEVFFLWNPATRNSTKLPKLDLQIPPISKCGFGWDAASGAYKVFVVSSGGFGQIYSSNTNSWRRVCMHGRRLPMKHKNAQFVCGKIHWPTHRHTESFDLNTEVFGEIEHPFDLEFGMQLWLGEIKGCLSLVCDDSDGTTLGVWIMKEYGVKESWLKVLNASLACPQQHNGPFSAVLEIASEGVVLLIYGSAFLVCSRDDVAVLISSPDKVSTCCKVTRRYTTHFYVESLVSPVPDANR; encoded by the coding sequence ATGGCAGGTTATGTTGTGGGTTGCTGCAATGGGGTGGTATGCATTCTCAAGCAAGAGGTTTTCTTCTTGTGGAACCCAGCGACGAGGAACTCCACCAAACTACCCAAACTAGACCTTCAAATCCCTCCAATTAGTAAATGTGGGTTTGGTTGGGACGCGGCGAGTGGTGCATACAAGGTGTTTGTTGTTTCGTCTGGTGGATTTGGTCAAATCTATAGCTCGAACACAAATTCATGGAGAAGAGTATGTATGCACGGGCGGCGTCTTCCCATGAAACATAAAAACGCGCAGTTTGTATGCGGAAAGATTCACTGGCCCACTCATCGTCATACTGAATCATTCGACTTGAACACCGAGGTGTTTGGAGAGATCGAGCATCCCTTTGATCTAGAGTTTGGGATGCAGCTGTGGTTGGGAGAGATCAAGGGATGCCTTAGCTTGGTTTGTGATGATAGCGACGGAACAACGTTAGGTGTTTGGATTATGAAGGAGTATGGAGTGAAGGAATCTTGGTTGAAAGTGTTGAATGCGTCTCTTGCTTGTCCGCAGCAACACAACGGCCCGTTCTCAGCCGTGTTGGAGATAGCATCGGAAGGAGTGGTTTTGCTGATATATGGATCGGCTTTCTTGGTTTGCAGTCGTGACGATGTTGCTGTGCTTATTTCGTCGCCTGACAAGGTTAGCACTTGTTGTAAGGTTACCCGCCGTTACACCACGCATTTCTACGTTGAAAGTTTAGTCTCACCGGTTCCTGACGCGAATCGTTGA